Proteins from a single region of Streptomyces sp. HUAS 15-9:
- a CDS encoding GPR1/FUN34/YaaH family transporter, translated as MDNDVSAGSTTTVVGRLALGITLLAFGLGYTDVIDGVTATDAVSLAHYVGGVALFVAGLLAFRDRDNATGTAFSALGALWFTWAVSAGNQMSDNAAGLFLLLFALVALSLTLAGGDMLGQGMHGLLFLSMLVLAVARFADSSALTKVGGWVGVAAGAVAWYAATAALAHWPTALPRRAAGRGVTATG; from the coding sequence GTGGACAACGACGTCTCTGCGGGAAGCACCACCACCGTCGTCGGCCGACTCGCCCTCGGAATCACCCTGTTGGCGTTCGGACTCGGATACACCGATGTGATCGACGGCGTGACGGCGACCGACGCCGTCTCACTGGCCCACTACGTAGGCGGCGTTGCGCTCTTCGTCGCCGGTCTGCTGGCGTTCCGCGACCGCGACAACGCCACCGGTACGGCCTTCTCGGCGCTCGGCGCACTCTGGTTCACCTGGGCCGTCTCGGCCGGGAACCAGATGTCCGACAACGCCGCCGGGCTCTTCCTGCTCCTGTTCGCCCTCGTGGCACTGTCGTTGACCCTCGCGGGCGGTGACATGCTCGGTCAGGGCATGCACGGGCTGCTGTTCCTGTCGATGCTCGTCCTGGCCGTGGCCCGGTTCGCGGACAGTTCGGCTCTCACCAAAGTCGGCGGCTGGGTGGGCGTGGCCGCGGGTGCGGTTGCGTGGTACGCGGCGACCGCGGCGCTTGCCCACTGGCCGACCGCACTTCCTAGGCGCGCTGCCGGCCGGGGAGTGACGGCCACCGGCTAA
- a CDS encoding HD domain-containing protein — protein MAGVRDPESVAEHAWRTSVIASVIATLEGADAARAARAAHLAVWHDSQETRTGDVNHLGKKYAAAADPEAVTEDQTAGMPEVLRTAVRAVVAEYEAKETPEAICARDADKLECMLQGLEYKAQGYGSAQRWIDNSRARIVTESGQRLADELLDQAPLDWLRAVMGEKG, from the coding sequence ATGGCGGGCGTTCGGGACCCTGAGAGTGTCGCCGAGCATGCGTGGCGCACCTCGGTCATCGCCTCGGTCATCGCAACCCTCGAGGGCGCGGATGCCGCGCGCGCCGCGCGCGCCGCGCACCTGGCGGTGTGGCACGACTCGCAGGAGACGCGCACAGGCGACGTGAACCACCTGGGGAAGAAGTACGCGGCCGCGGCCGATCCCGAGGCGGTGACCGAGGACCAGACGGCCGGCATGCCCGAGGTCCTGCGCACCGCTGTGCGCGCCGTCGTCGCCGAGTACGAGGCGAAGGAGACGCCCGAGGCCATCTGTGCGCGCGACGCGGACAAGCTGGAGTGCATGCTGCAGGGCCTGGAGTACAAGGCGCAGGGATACGGCTCGGCGCAGCGGTGGATCGACAACAGTCGGGCCCGGATCGTTACGGAGTCCGGGCAGAGGCTGGCCGATGAGCTGCTGGACCAAGCCCCGCTCGACTGGCTGCGCGCAGTTATGGGCGAGAAGGGCTGA
- a CDS encoding carbohydrate ABC transporter permease, with protein MTSPKQALAQPASSADAASGSQPGAARGAHGRGGPAGADSWRSRLYRWDMKASPYAFVAPFFVLFGAFSLVPLLYTAWYSLHDVQLSSLDHQTWAGLDNYKNLLSSDFFWNALQNTFSIGLISTVPQLLAAIWLAHLLNYKLRGSTVWRVVMLTPYATSVAAATLVFTLLYSWDGGMVNWVLHFFGVDPVNWRESDWGSQFAVSSIVIWRWTGYNALIYLAAMQAIPTDLYESAAIDGANRWQQFRHVTVPQLRPTILFTVVVSTIGATQLFGEPLLFGGVSGSKGGSEHQYQTLGLYMYDQGWIIGNLGKASAIAWSMFLILLIIAVINLVLTRRLRKTQ; from the coding sequence GTGACCAGCCCCAAGCAGGCTCTCGCGCAGCCCGCGTCGAGCGCCGACGCCGCGTCCGGCTCCCAGCCGGGCGCGGCCCGGGGCGCTCACGGTCGCGGTGGGCCGGCGGGCGCCGACTCCTGGCGCAGCCGGCTGTACCGCTGGGACATGAAGGCGTCGCCGTACGCGTTCGTCGCCCCCTTCTTCGTCCTCTTCGGGGCCTTCTCGCTGGTCCCGCTGCTGTACACGGCCTGGTACTCGCTGCACGACGTGCAGCTGTCCTCGCTGGACCACCAGACCTGGGCGGGCCTGGACAACTACAAGAACCTGTTGTCCTCGGACTTCTTCTGGAACGCCCTGCAGAACACCTTCTCCATCGGCCTGATCTCCACGGTGCCGCAGCTGCTCGCGGCGATCTGGCTGGCGCATCTGCTCAACTACAAGCTGCGCGGCTCGACCGTGTGGCGGGTCGTGATGCTCACCCCGTACGCCACCTCGGTGGCCGCGGCGACCCTGGTCTTCACGCTGCTGTACTCCTGGGACGGCGGCATGGTCAACTGGGTGCTGCACTTCTTCGGGGTCGATCCGGTCAACTGGCGTGAGTCGGACTGGGGTTCGCAGTTCGCGGTGTCCTCGATCGTGATCTGGCGGTGGACCGGCTACAACGCGCTGATCTATCTGGCGGCGATGCAGGCGATCCCGACCGACCTGTACGAGTCGGCGGCGATCGACGGCGCCAACCGCTGGCAGCAGTTCCGGCACGTCACCGTCCCGCAGCTGCGGCCGACGATCCTGTTCACCGTGGTCGTCTCCACCATCGGCGCGACCCAGCTCTTCGGTGAGCCGCTGCTGTTCGGCGGGGTCAGCGGTTCGAAGGGCGGCTCCGAGCACCAGTACCAGACGCTCGGCCTGTACATGTACGACCAGGGCTGGATCATCGGCAACCTCGGCAAGGCGTCCGCGATCGCCTGGTCGATGTTCCTGATCCTGCTGATCATCGCCGTGATCAATCTGGTGCTCACCCGACGTCTGAGGAAGACCCAATGA
- a CDS encoding SigE family RNA polymerase sigma factor, with the protein MAEWSRLLSELAQERGAELNRYGFLLCGDRAEAADLVQEALVRVFSRPRRAWELGEAEAYVRRTMLNRYLDQHRRRARWIRALPRLVPSASVADPSTDVMHRIDLMDAMRGLSPRQRACVVLRYYEDMSTADIAARLGCGEGTVKRHLSDAMARLGAQLRPPRHHVAEERLET; encoded by the coding sequence GTGGCCGAATGGTCGAGGCTGCTGTCCGAGCTCGCGCAGGAGCGCGGCGCGGAGCTGAACCGGTACGGCTTCCTGCTGTGCGGCGATCGCGCGGAGGCCGCCGACCTGGTTCAGGAGGCACTCGTACGGGTCTTCTCCCGGCCCCGCCGTGCGTGGGAACTGGGGGAGGCGGAGGCATACGTACGCCGCACGATGCTCAACCGCTACCTGGACCAGCACCGGCGCCGCGCCCGCTGGATCCGCGCGCTGCCACGGCTCGTGCCGTCGGCGTCGGTCGCCGATCCCAGCACGGACGTCATGCACCGGATCGACCTCATGGACGCCATGCGGGGACTGTCGCCGAGGCAGCGGGCGTGCGTGGTGCTCCGTTACTACGAGGACATGTCCACCGCGGACATCGCGGCGCGGCTCGGCTGCGGTGAAGGCACGGTCAAGCGTCATCTGAGCGACGCGATGGCCCGGCTGGGCGCCCAACTGCGGCCACCACGGCATCACGTCGCGGAGGAAAGGCTGGAGACATGA
- a CDS encoding site-specific integrase: MASIVERPQKSGAITCQVKWRRGGSWQTENFGSEDPTQGSAQDEQFKALVEAHGNKWPHGWVKGHGFVETPPTPGDVPFVDYATRYVGRLTGIDDRTRDDYRREVRIHLSLVEHTDPYGRTVPATVCNVTQDDVTDWVRHEEDGDRDPSNPEKWLRREVIPRASATGTACSSASSRPPSIPRRSCAPRTRARTHDSPASTTTPRKRCASSSTANTCALRRRSPTGGPGPRRLTRRHRHALGEATALQVRDLNLNADVPTANVQRAWKRAKKGSDAAFYLGPPKTRKAAAHPRGVADSGRAGPLSCVRVSPSRP, encoded by the coding sequence ATGGCGAGCATCGTGGAACGACCCCAGAAGAGCGGCGCCATCACCTGCCAGGTGAAATGGCGCCGGGGCGGCAGCTGGCAGACGGAGAACTTCGGCAGCGAGGATCCCACCCAAGGCAGCGCCCAGGACGAGCAGTTCAAAGCCCTCGTCGAGGCACACGGCAACAAGTGGCCTCACGGCTGGGTCAAGGGCCACGGCTTCGTCGAGACACCGCCCACACCCGGCGACGTCCCCTTCGTCGACTACGCCACCCGCTACGTGGGCCGACTCACCGGGATCGACGACCGCACCCGCGACGACTACCGCAGGGAGGTGCGCATCCACCTGTCCCTCGTCGAGCACACCGACCCGTACGGCCGGACCGTTCCCGCAACCGTCTGCAACGTGACCCAGGACGACGTCACCGACTGGGTACGCCACGAGGAGGACGGCGACCGGGACCCGAGCAACCCGGAGAAGTGGCTCCGTCGCGAGGTGATCCCAAGAGCATCCGCAACCGGCACGGCTTGCTCTTCTGCATCTTCCAGGCCGCCATCGATTCCACGCCGCAGCTGCGCACCGCGAACCCGTGCAAGAACACACGACTCCCCCGCGTCGACGACCACACCGAGGAAGAGATGTGCTTCCTCGAGCACGGCGAATACGTGCGCGTTGCGCAGGAGATCACCGACCGGCGGCCCGGGACCTCGCCGACTGACTCGTCGGCACCGGCATGCGCTGGGCGAGGCCACCGCGCTCCAGGTGCGCGACCTGAACCTCAATGCGGACGTCCCCACGGCCAACGTCCAGCGGGCCTGGAAGCGCGCGAAGAAGGGATCCGACGCGGCGTTCTACCTCGGACCGCCCAAGACCCGGAAAGCTGCGGCACACCCACGTGGCGTGGCTGATTCCGGGAGGGCGGGGCCGCTTTCGTGCGTCCGGGTCAGCCCTTCTCGCCCATAA
- a CDS encoding ABC transporter substrate-binding protein, which translates to MRTSTRRSHRLVAFAAVAALATGLLTGCANDSDDGSSNSDGGNGSGKGKTTLTIGTFGVFGYKQAGLYDEYMKLHPDISIKENVTTRTDVYWPKVLTRLQAGSGTDDIQAIEVGNITEAVQTQANKFVDLGKEVDKSQWLDWKLAQATTKDGKTIGLGTDVGPMAICYRKDLFKKAGLETDRTKLAAQWKGDWAKYVDLGKEYMKKAPKGTKFVDSASSVYNAALGGGSERYYDKDGNVIWDKSDGVKKAWDAAMTVATSDMSAKLKQFDKPWDQGYANGTFATVACPAWMIGYIEQKSGDSGKGNWDVAAAPTAANWGGSFLGVPTAGKHQKEAIALAKWLTAPEQQAKVFAKQASFPSTPSAYAGLKPAADTTSYFSDAPITQIFADSAKTIPVQYFGIKDQPINTALTDVGILQVEQKGKSPAQGWNAATKEIKDVLGQ; encoded by the coding sequence ATGCGCACGAGTACCCGCCGGTCCCACAGGCTGGTGGCCTTCGCGGCCGTCGCCGCGCTGGCCACGGGACTGCTGACCGGCTGCGCCAACGACTCGGACGACGGCTCGTCCAATTCGGACGGCGGCAACGGCAGTGGCAAGGGCAAGACCACACTGACCATCGGGACCTTCGGCGTCTTCGGCTACAAGCAGGCCGGCCTCTACGACGAGTACATGAAGCTCCACCCGGACATCAGCATCAAGGAGAACGTCACCACCCGTACCGATGTGTACTGGCCGAAGGTGCTGACCCGGCTGCAGGCCGGCTCCGGCACCGACGACATCCAGGCGATCGAGGTCGGCAACATCACCGAGGCCGTGCAGACGCAGGCGAACAAGTTCGTGGACCTCGGCAAGGAGGTCGACAAGTCACAGTGGCTGGACTGGAAGCTGGCCCAGGCCACCACCAAGGACGGCAAGACGATCGGCCTGGGCACGGACGTCGGTCCGATGGCGATCTGCTACCGCAAGGACCTGTTCAAGAAGGCCGGGCTGGAGACGGACCGGACCAAGCTCGCCGCGCAGTGGAAGGGCGACTGGGCCAAGTACGTCGACCTGGGCAAGGAGTACATGAAGAAGGCGCCCAAGGGCACCAAATTCGTGGACTCCGCCTCCTCGGTCTACAACGCGGCCCTCGGCGGCGGCAGCGAGCGGTACTACGACAAGGACGGCAACGTCATCTGGGACAAGTCCGACGGCGTGAAGAAGGCCTGGGACGCCGCGATGACCGTGGCGACCAGCGACATGTCGGCCAAGCTGAAGCAGTTCGACAAGCCGTGGGACCAGGGCTACGCCAACGGCACCTTCGCCACGGTGGCCTGCCCGGCCTGGATGATCGGCTACATCGAGCAGAAGTCCGGTGACTCCGGCAAGGGCAACTGGGACGTGGCGGCCGCGCCGACCGCGGCCAACTGGGGCGGCTCCTTCCTCGGCGTGCCGACGGCGGGCAAGCACCAGAAGGAGGCCATCGCCCTGGCCAAGTGGCTGACCGCGCCCGAGCAGCAGGCCAAGGTCTTCGCCAAGCAGGCCAGCTTCCCGTCGACGCCGTCGGCGTACGCCGGCCTGAAGCCGGCCGCGGACACGACCTCGTACTTCTCCGACGCGCCGATCACGCAGATCTTCGCCGACTCGGCCAAGACCATCCCGGTCCAGTACTTCGGCATCAAGGACCAGCCGATCAACACCGCGCTGACGGACGTCGGCATCCTCCAGGTGGAGCAGAAGGGCAAGTCCCCGGCCCAGGGCTGGAACGCCGCCACCAAGGAGATCAAGGACGTGCTCGGCCAGTGA
- the orn gene encoding oligoribonuclease, protein MNDRMVWIDCEMTGLSLSDDALIEVAVLVTDSELNVLGEGVDIVIRPPAKALETMPDVVRQMHTTSGLLDELAGGTTLVEAEEQVLAYVREHVKEPGKAPLCGNSVGTDRGFLLRDMPTLEGYLHYRIVDVSSIKELARRWYPRAYFNSPEKNGNHRALADIRESIAELRYYREAIFVPQPGPDTETARAIAGKHVLPAQ, encoded by the coding sequence ATGAACGATCGCATGGTGTGGATCGACTGCGAGATGACGGGTCTCTCGCTGTCCGACGACGCGCTCATCGAGGTGGCCGTGCTGGTCACCGACTCCGAGCTGAACGTACTCGGCGAGGGGGTGGACATCGTGATCCGCCCGCCCGCCAAGGCCCTGGAGACCATGCCGGACGTGGTGCGGCAGATGCACACCACCTCCGGTCTGCTCGACGAGCTGGCCGGCGGCACGACGCTGGTCGAGGCCGAGGAGCAGGTCCTGGCGTATGTACGCGAGCACGTCAAGGAACCGGGCAAGGCCCCGCTGTGCGGCAACTCCGTCGGTACGGACCGCGGCTTCCTGCTGCGGGACATGCCGACGCTGGAGGGCTACCTCCACTACCGGATCGTGGACGTCTCCAGCATCAAGGAGCTCGCCCGCCGCTGGTACCCGCGCGCCTACTTCAACAGCCCGGAGAAGAACGGCAACCATCGGGCGCTCGCCGACATCCGCGAGTCCATCGCGGAGCTCAGGTACTACCGGGAGGCGATCTTCGTACCGCAGCCCGGACCGGACACGGAGACCGCCAGGGCCATCGCCGGAAAGCACGTCCTGCCTGCGCAGTAG
- a CDS encoding LacI family DNA-binding transcriptional regulator codes for MASHGTRGRSGGRPTLEEVAARAGVGRGTVSRVINGSPRVSEATRAAVEAAVEELGYVPNTAARALAANRTDAIALVVPEPETRFFAEPYFSDMLRGVGAELADTEMQLLLIFAGSDRERQRLAQYLAAHRVDGVLLVSVHADDPLPDLLSQLEIPAVISGPRSAKETLTSVDSDNYGGGRSAVEHLLAGGRRTIAHITGRLDVYGAQRRVDGYRDALRDAGHTVDERLIEPGDFTEEGGRRAMTKLLERAPGLDAVFAGSDVTAAGARQVLRETGRRIPEDVALVGYDDSAIARHMDPPLTSVRQPIVEMGRAMLNLLLTDIADRRPAASRGLERRHLVLPTELVTRTSS; via the coding sequence ATGGCAAGCCACGGAACACGGGGGCGCAGCGGTGGTCGGCCCACCCTCGAAGAGGTCGCCGCCCGCGCCGGTGTCGGCCGCGGCACGGTCTCCCGGGTGATCAACGGCTCGCCCCGGGTCAGCGAGGCCACCCGCGCGGCCGTCGAGGCGGCGGTCGAGGAGCTCGGATACGTCCCGAACACCGCGGCCCGCGCCCTGGCCGCCAACCGTACGGACGCGATCGCCCTGGTCGTCCCCGAGCCGGAGACCCGGTTCTTCGCGGAGCCGTACTTCTCGGACATGCTGCGCGGTGTCGGCGCCGAACTGGCCGACACCGAGATGCAGTTGCTGCTGATCTTCGCCGGCAGCGACCGGGAGCGGCAGCGGCTCGCCCAGTATCTGGCCGCGCACCGGGTGGACGGCGTGCTGTTGGTCTCGGTCCACGCGGACGACCCGCTCCCGGATCTGCTGTCCCAGCTGGAGATCCCGGCGGTGATCAGCGGCCCCCGCTCGGCGAAGGAGACGCTGACCTCGGTGGACTCGGACAACTACGGCGGCGGCCGCTCGGCCGTCGAGCATCTGCTCGCCGGCGGCCGCCGTACGATCGCCCACATCACCGGCCGCCTGGACGTGTACGGCGCCCAGCGGCGCGTGGACGGCTACCGTGACGCCCTGCGCGACGCGGGCCACACGGTCGACGAGCGGCTCATCGAGCCCGGCGACTTCACCGAGGAGGGCGGCCGCCGTGCGATGACGAAGCTCCTTGAGCGCGCCCCCGGCCTGGACGCGGTCTTCGCCGGCTCGGACGTGACGGCGGCCGGCGCCCGCCAGGTGCTGCGCGAGACGGGCCGCCGCATCCCCGAGGACGTGGCCCTGGTCGGTTACGACGACTCGGCGATCGCCCGCCACATGGACCCGCCCCTCACCAGCGTCCGCCAGCCCATCGTGGAAATGGGCCGCGCGATGCTCAACCTGCTCCTGACCGACATCGCGGACCGCCGCCCCGCCGCGTCCCGCGGGCTGGAGCGCCGGCACCTGGTACTGCCGACGGAACTGGTGACGCGTACGTCGTCATAG
- the glmS gene encoding glutamine--fructose-6-phosphate transaminase (isomerizing), which translates to MCGIVGYIGKRDVAPLLLEGLQRLEYRGYDSAGIVVTSPKTAGLKMVKAKGRVRDLEAKVPARFKGTTGIAHTRWATHGAPSDVNAHPHMSADQKVAVVHNGIIDNAADLRRKLEADGVEFLSETDTEVLVHLIARSQAESLEEKVRHALRVVEGTYGIAVMHADFSDRIVVARNGSPVVLGIGEKEMFVASDIAALVTHTRQIVTLDDGEMATLKADDFRTYTTEGTRTTAEPTTVEWEAASYDMGGHDTYMHKEIHEQADAVDRVLRGRIDDRFSTVHLGGLNLDAREARRIRRVKILGCGTSYHAGMIGAQLIEELARIPADAEPASEFRYRNAVVDPDTLYIAVSQSGETYDVLAAVQELKRKGARVLGVVNVVGSAIAREADGGIYVHAGPEVCVVSTKCFTNTTVAFALLALHLGRTRDLSVRDGKRIIEGLRKLPAQISEILKQEEEVRQLAEEYAEARSMLFIGRVRGYPVAREASLKLKEITYIHAEAYPASELKHGPLALIEPALPTVAIVPDDDLLEKNRAALEEIKARSGKILAVAHQQQEKADKTIVVPKNEDELDPILMGIPLQLLAYHTAKVLGRDIDKPRNLAKSVTVE; encoded by the coding sequence ATGTGCGGAATTGTCGGATACATCGGGAAGCGTGATGTGGCCCCGCTGCTCCTGGAGGGCCTGCAGCGCCTGGAGTACCGCGGCTACGACTCCGCGGGCATCGTCGTCACCTCCCCGAAGACGGCCGGCCTGAAGATGGTCAAGGCCAAGGGGCGGGTCCGTGACCTGGAGGCCAAGGTCCCGGCGCGTTTCAAGGGCACCACCGGTATCGCCCACACCCGCTGGGCCACCCACGGCGCCCCGTCCGACGTGAACGCCCACCCGCACATGTCGGCCGACCAGAAGGTCGCCGTCGTGCACAACGGCATCATCGACAACGCCGCCGACCTGCGCCGCAAGCTGGAGGCGGACGGCGTCGAGTTCCTCTCCGAGACCGACACCGAGGTCCTCGTCCATCTGATCGCCCGCTCCCAGGCGGAGTCCCTGGAGGAGAAGGTCCGCCACGCGCTCCGGGTCGTCGAGGGCACGTACGGCATCGCCGTCATGCACGCCGACTTCTCGGACCGCATCGTGGTGGCTCGAAACGGCTCCCCGGTCGTCCTCGGCATCGGCGAGAAGGAGATGTTCGTCGCATCGGACATCGCCGCGCTGGTCACCCACACCCGCCAGATAGTCACGCTCGACGACGGCGAGATGGCCACCCTCAAGGCCGACGACTTCCGCACGTACACCACCGAGGGCACCCGCACCACGGCCGAGCCGACCACCGTGGAGTGGGAGGCCGCCTCCTACGACATGGGCGGCCACGACACCTACATGCACAAGGAGATCCACGAGCAGGCCGACGCCGTGGACCGCGTGCTGCGCGGCCGTATCGACGACCGCTTCTCCACCGTGCACCTCGGTGGCCTGAACCTGGACGCCCGCGAGGCGCGCCGGATCCGCCGGGTGAAGATCCTCGGCTGCGGCACCTCGTACCACGCCGGCATGATCGGCGCCCAGCTGATCGAGGAGCTCGCCCGCATCCCCGCGGACGCCGAGCCCGCCTCCGAGTTCCGCTACCGCAACGCCGTGGTGGACCCCGACACGCTGTACATCGCGGTGTCGCAGTCCGGTGAGACGTACGACGTGCTGGCCGCCGTCCAGGAGCTGAAGCGCAAGGGCGCCCGGGTGCTCGGCGTGGTCAACGTGGTCGGCTCGGCGATCGCCCGCGAGGCGGACGGCGGCATCTACGTGCACGCCGGCCCCGAGGTCTGCGTGGTCTCGACGAAGTGCTTCACCAACACCACGGTCGCCTTCGCCCTGCTCGCCCTGCACCTCGGCCGCACCCGTGACCTCTCGGTCCGCGACGGCAAGCGGATCATCGAGGGCCTGCGGAAGCTGCCTGCGCAGATCTCCGAGATTCTCAAGCAGGAGGAGGAGGTCAGGCAGCTGGCCGAGGAGTACGCCGAGGCCCGCTCGATGCTCTTCATCGGCCGCGTCCGGGGTTACCCGGTGGCCCGCGAGGCCTCCCTGAAGCTCAAGGAGATCACCTACATCCACGCCGAGGCCTACCCGGCCTCCGAGCTGAAGCACGGCCCGCTCGCCCTGATCGAGCCCGCCCTGCCGACGGTCGCGATCGTCCCGGACGACGACCTGCTGGAGAAGAACCGCGCGGCCCTGGAGGAGATCAAGGCCCGCAGCGGCAAGATCCTCGCGGTGGCCCACCAGCAGCAGGAGAAGGCCGACAAGACGATCGTCGTCCCGAAGAACGAGGACGAACTGGACCCGATCCTGATGGGCATCCCGCTCCAGCTCCTCGCCTACCACACGGCAAAGGTCCTGGGCAGGGACATCGACAAGCCGAGGAACCTCGCCAAGTCGGTGACGGTGGAGTAG
- a CDS encoding helix-turn-helix domain-containing protein, which produces MSHDSTATPEAAVRKLSGRRRKEIVAVLLFSGGPIFESSIPLSVFGIDRQDAGVPRYRLLVCGGEEGPLRTTGGLELTAPHGLEAISRAGTVVVPAWRSITSPPPEEALDSLRRAHEEGARIVGLCTGAFVLAAAGLLDSRPATTHWMYAPTLAKRYPSVHVDPRELFVDDGDVLTSAGTAAGIDLCLHIVRSDHGNEAAGALARRLVVPPRRSGGQERYLDRSLPEEIGADPLAEVVAWALEHLHEQFDVETLAARAYMSRRTFDRRFRSLTGSAPLQWLITQRVLQAQRLLETSDYSVDEVAGRCGFRSPVALRGHFRRQLGSSPAAYRAAYRARRPQGDKPGEGEPALPPTGPTGVLPPGPMGPVPALLHPESAVPMQTRRTATLGLSASLPGPRSGN; this is translated from the coding sequence ATGAGCCACGACTCCACTGCCACGCCGGAAGCCGCGGTCCGGAAGCTTTCCGGGCGACGCCGCAAGGAGATCGTCGCGGTGCTGCTGTTCAGCGGCGGCCCCATTTTCGAGAGCTCCATACCGCTTTCGGTGTTCGGTATCGACCGCCAGGACGCCGGAGTGCCGCGCTACCGACTGCTGGTGTGCGGAGGTGAGGAAGGCCCGCTGCGGACCACAGGGGGCCTCGAACTCACCGCGCCGCACGGCCTGGAGGCGATCTCACGGGCGGGCACCGTCGTGGTGCCGGCCTGGCGCTCGATCACCTCTCCACCACCGGAAGAGGCGCTGGACTCGCTGCGCCGCGCACATGAGGAGGGGGCCCGCATCGTCGGGCTGTGCACCGGCGCCTTCGTGCTGGCCGCCGCCGGCCTGCTGGACAGCCGCCCGGCGACCACGCACTGGATGTACGCACCGACGCTGGCCAAGCGCTATCCGTCGGTGCACGTCGATCCGCGTGAGCTGTTCGTCGACGACGGGGATGTCCTCACGTCGGCGGGCACCGCGGCCGGAATCGACCTGTGTCTGCACATCGTGCGGTCGGACCACGGCAACGAGGCGGCCGGAGCGCTCGCCCGCCGACTGGTGGTCCCACCGCGCCGGAGCGGCGGTCAGGAGCGCTATCTCGATCGGTCTTTACCCGAGGAGATCGGCGCCGACCCGCTCGCGGAGGTCGTCGCCTGGGCGCTGGAGCACCTGCACGAGCAGTTCGACGTGGAGACGCTGGCGGCACGCGCGTACATGAGCAGGCGGACGTTCGACCGACGTTTCCGCTCGCTCACCGGCAGCGCCCCGCTCCAGTGGCTGATCACCCAGCGGGTGCTGCAGGCGCAGCGTCTGCTGGAGACGTCGGACTACTCGGTCGACGAGGTCGCGGGCCGCTGCGGCTTCCGCTCGCCGGTGGCCCTGCGCGGCCACTTCCGCCGTCAGCTGGGCTCGTCCCCGGCGGCGTACCGCGCCGCGTACCGGGCGCGCCGGCCGCAGGGCGACAAGCCGGGCGAGGGCGAGCCCGCGCTGCCTCCGACCGGGCCGACGGGCGTACTGCCGCCCGGGCCGATGGGACCGGTGCCCGCACTGCTGCATCCGGAGAGCGCCGTACCGATGCAGACACGGCGCACGGCCACACTGGGTCTGTCGGCGAGCCTGCCGGGGCCGAGAAGCGGTAACTGA
- a CDS encoding universal stress protein: MAGHEFFEPADRKRNVADPTADEPLAAEESRPSCDPAFKHGVVVGFDGSTSSERALAYAIGMAHRSGSGLIIVHVANRLPTTVWAGCEPPVFVDVPDHRTEVLGLELACADYLSEVPWILVERGGDICHELEEVGREYEADAIVVGSTHGIVGRIFGSVAGRLAKRAKRPVVVIP; the protein is encoded by the coding sequence ATGGCCGGTCACGAATTCTTCGAACCCGCGGACCGCAAGCGGAACGTCGCCGACCCCACGGCGGACGAGCCCCTGGCGGCGGAAGAGTCACGCCCATCCTGCGACCCAGCTTTCAAGCACGGCGTGGTCGTCGGCTTCGACGGTTCCACGTCGAGCGAGCGCGCCCTGGCCTATGCGATCGGCATGGCCCATCGCTCCGGGTCGGGCCTGATCATCGTTCATGTCGCCAACCGGCTGCCCACCACGGTGTGGGCCGGCTGCGAGCCACCCGTCTTCGTCGACGTACCGGACCACCGCACCGAGGTGCTGGGGCTGGAACTCGCCTGTGCGGACTATCTGTCCGAGGTGCCGTGGATCCTCGTCGAGCGCGGCGGTGACATCTGCCACGAACTCGAAGAGGTCGGGCGGGAGTACGAGGCCGACGCGATCGTCGTCGGGTCCACCCACGGCATCGTCGGCCGGATCTTCGGCTCCGTCGCCGGACGGCTCGCCAAGCGGGCGAAGCGTCCCGTGGTGGTCATTCCGTAG